One part of the Maridesulfovibrio bastinii DSM 16055 genome encodes these proteins:
- a CDS encoding SLC13 family permease, giving the protein MTYIYIYERWPVIILFISGYILFRVVNSIGIPEYVSKRSLAFSGGRVPMLLLCLIAVCAGLSMFIPNTVTVLAMLPVIRMLNTEYPDLTTPLTLSIIYGSNIGGMGSLIGSPANMLLIGALDFLNVPGRMQITFFNWLLWAVPVAALFLFAAWGLVLLSVPKGVKKLSGIFAEPAMVKPELKAGGWIFLSYILFWSLSSVAAALSSEYKGLEPVVCSIYFISFIYFVFIHRIQQSSGIKPVLSFRDMLKGVPSGGIKILILLVLVAAIVRFTGIGSRAVELLSKVLENHSVMGTHGYIIYISVALSVIFLTEAFSNTLVSTAFFPIVYLAAVHAGVEALPLMILVSICSTCAFMTPIATPCNSLAFGEMRGTSLRVMLSLGLVLNLVGALLLSLWMYKVYPLISS; this is encoded by the coding sequence ATGACATATATCTATATATATGAAAGATGGCCTGTTATCATTTTATTTATCTCCGGGTATATCCTTTTCAGGGTCGTGAATTCGATCGGAATACCGGAATATGTTTCCAAGAGGTCGCTGGCGTTTAGCGGGGGGCGTGTTCCCATGCTGCTGCTTTGTCTCATTGCGGTTTGCGCCGGGCTTTCAATGTTTATCCCCAATACGGTAACTGTGCTGGCAATGCTTCCGGTTATCCGTATGCTTAATACCGAGTATCCTGATCTAACCACTCCTTTAACTCTTTCAATAATATATGGCTCAAATATCGGTGGCATGGGGTCGCTTATCGGCAGCCCGGCCAATATGCTCCTGATAGGAGCCCTTGATTTTCTGAATGTTCCCGGAAGAATGCAGATAACTTTTTTCAACTGGCTGTTATGGGCTGTTCCTGTTGCTGCACTTTTTCTATTTGCCGCATGGGGGCTGGTTCTACTTTCAGTGCCGAAAGGAGTTAAGAAGCTTAGCGGCATATTTGCTGAGCCCGCAATGGTTAAGCCGGAACTGAAAGCAGGTGGTTGGATATTTTTAAGCTATATCCTGTTCTGGTCTTTGTCCTCAGTCGCCGCGGCTCTTAGCAGCGAATATAAAGGTCTAGAACCGGTTGTCTGCTCAATCTATTTTATCAGCTTTATCTACTTTGTTTTCATTCATAGGATTCAGCAATCAAGCGGTATTAAACCTGTCCTGTCATTCAGGGATATGCTTAAAGGCGTTCCGTCCGGTGGTATTAAAATACTGATACTCCTTGTGCTGGTTGCCGCCATAGTCAGGTTTACAGGTATAGGGAGCAGAGCTGTCGAGTTGCTAAGTAAGGTACTTGAAAATCATAGTGTAATGGGGACTCATGGTTATATCATATATATAAGCGTAGCCTTAAGTGTCATTTTTCTTACTGAGGCTTTCAGTAATACTCTGGTTTCAACAGCTTTCTTTCCGATAGTATATCTTGCCGCAGTTCATGCTGGTGTAGAGGCTCTGCCACTCATGATACTGGTTTCAATCTGTTCTACCTGTGCCTTCATGACTCCTATAGCGACACCTTGCAACAGTCTTGCTTTTGGTGAAATGCGCGGAACCTCTCTTAGAGTGATGCTCAGTCTGGGGTTGGTCCTTAATTTAGTGGGAGCCTTGTTGTTATCCCTATGGATGTATAAGGTGTATCCGCTTATAAGTAGTTAG
- the dnaE gene encoding DNA polymerase III subunit alpha: MSEFVHLHVHTEYSLLDGAIRVKDLCQQAKDFGMPAVAITDHGTMFGAVLFYMTAMEMGIKPIIGCEVYVAPGDVDDEEAHKRKDRRERFHLILLAKNQKGYKNLIKLVSLGYLEGFHYKPRVSKYLLNKYSEGLVCLSACLAGEVCRTLRNEGLDAGVEMAKEYADIFPDNFYLEIQHNGVKEQEQANDLLIQCSERTGLPLVATNDCHYLTQEDYEAHDVLLCIQTQTTVDAEKRMRMETDELYFKPQEDFEKYFAHVPEAIANTQKIAEMCNLEIELGNYYFPEYELPEGMTIDTEFVKLCHEGLKKRLEKVPYEIDEKKYWDRLEYELGVIQEMGFPAYFLIVQDFINWAKDNRIPVGPGRGSAAGSIVAWSLRITNLDPLPYDLLFERFLNVERVSMPDIDVDFCERRRLEVVKYCSEKYGWDHVSQITTFGTMKAKAVIKDVGRAMGMAFAETDRIAKLIPDDPALLAKMLGEKKAKITVANAVKAVPELQSMVDMDPKIEKLIDIAKRLEGLSRHASTHAAGVVISDKPMTDYLPLYRGKKGEIVTQFDMKKVEKVGLIKFDFLGLRTMTVIEDCLDIIRDQGKEAPDLEAMTLDDPATFDIFSRGDTDGVFQVESSGMRKYLRMLKPNCFEDLIAMLALYRPGPLGSGMVDEFIKRKHGEIEVTYLHPRLEESLKSTYGVIVYQEQVMAAAMTIANYSLGEGDLLRRAMGKKIAEEMAKHRVRFLDGARENNIDEKTANAIFDLMEQFAAYGFNKSHSAAYALISYYTAFLKAHFPVEFMAALMSTEMTNTDKIIMYINACRDMELTVRQPDINHGRARFSVMNNEILYGMGGIKNVGEEAINEIVREREANGLFTDLVDFCSRVNLRRVTKRCIESLIKAGAMDCLGATRCGLIAAMDKAVAFGQKKAKEKKSGMINMLDILGNDSDSDSSGSASIVIQEINAQEWDDDEKLKIEKEVLGFFLSSHPLMAYRHELNRMNITTIEACKELPNGTEVRLGIIVPSFKEYITKKGDKMAFCSMEDMTGSGELTMLPNTYATACEKLSEDQPLLVKGKIDLRDQQEGDEGVKQAKVLAEEVTLLCDAQQVCQEAVPLQITCSHCSQENLNELKALLSGYRGSAPVNLQVFMKDSVCSLRLGPGFHIQPNAGFWKEFNEWRKSCECEKALSA; this comes from the coding sequence ATGTCTGAATTTGTACATCTGCACGTCCATACGGAATACAGCCTTCTGGACGGAGCCATACGCGTCAAGGACCTCTGCCAGCAGGCCAAGGATTTCGGTATGCCGGCTGTTGCTATAACCGACCACGGAACAATGTTCGGTGCAGTTCTGTTTTATATGACTGCAATGGAAATGGGGATTAAACCCATAATTGGATGCGAAGTATATGTGGCTCCGGGCGATGTTGATGACGAAGAAGCCCACAAGCGCAAAGACCGCAGAGAACGCTTTCACCTCATTCTGCTTGCAAAGAATCAGAAGGGTTATAAAAACCTGATTAAACTTGTTTCACTCGGATACCTTGAGGGTTTTCACTATAAACCCCGTGTAAGCAAATATCTTCTGAATAAATACAGTGAAGGACTGGTCTGCCTTTCCGCATGCCTTGCCGGTGAAGTATGCAGGACTCTAAGAAATGAAGGTCTGGATGCCGGCGTTGAAATGGCAAAAGAATATGCGGATATTTTCCCTGATAATTTCTATCTGGAAATTCAGCATAACGGAGTTAAAGAGCAGGAACAGGCTAACGATCTGCTGATCCAGTGCTCTGAGCGCACCGGACTTCCTCTGGTTGCCACCAACGACTGCCATTATCTCACTCAGGAAGATTACGAAGCCCATGACGTACTGCTCTGCATTCAGACCCAGACCACAGTGGATGCTGAGAAAAGAATGCGCATGGAGACGGATGAACTGTACTTCAAGCCGCAGGAAGACTTTGAAAAATATTTCGCCCATGTTCCTGAAGCCATAGCCAACACCCAGAAAATTGCTGAAATGTGCAATCTGGAAATAGAACTCGGAAATTACTATTTCCCGGAATACGAACTCCCGGAAGGTATGACGATAGATACCGAGTTCGTAAAACTCTGTCATGAGGGTCTTAAAAAAAGGCTGGAAAAAGTTCCGTATGAAATTGATGAGAAAAAATACTGGGACAGACTGGAGTATGAGCTTGGGGTTATTCAGGAAATGGGATTCCCGGCCTACTTCCTCATAGTTCAGGACTTCATCAACTGGGCAAAGGATAACAGAATCCCTGTAGGCCCCGGACGTGGATCAGCCGCGGGTTCAATCGTGGCCTGGTCCCTGAGGATTACAAACCTTGATCCTCTGCCGTACGATCTTCTCTTTGAAAGATTTTTGAACGTGGAACGTGTTTCCATGCCGGATATCGATGTTGACTTCTGCGAACGCCGTCGTCTTGAAGTAGTTAAATACTGCTCCGAAAAATACGGCTGGGATCATGTTTCGCAGATCACCACCTTCGGAACCATGAAGGCCAAGGCGGTTATTAAAGACGTGGGCAGAGCTATGGGCATGGCTTTTGCGGAAACCGACCGCATCGCCAAGCTTATCCCGGATGACCCTGCTCTGCTGGCCAAGATGCTCGGCGAAAAAAAAGCAAAGATCACTGTCGCCAATGCGGTCAAGGCTGTGCCGGAGCTCCAGAGCATGGTCGACATGGACCCCAAAATTGAAAAACTGATTGATATTGCCAAGCGTCTGGAAGGTCTTTCACGCCATGCTTCAACCCATGCAGCAGGTGTTGTTATCTCGGATAAACCGATGACAGACTACCTTCCTCTGTATCGCGGGAAAAAGGGCGAAATTGTAACTCAGTTCGATATGAAAAAAGTCGAAAAAGTAGGACTGATTAAATTCGACTTTCTCGGACTGAGAACCATGACCGTTATTGAGGACTGCCTTGATATTATTCGTGATCAGGGCAAGGAAGCCCCGGATCTGGAAGCAATGACACTGGACGACCCGGCAACTTTTGATATTTTTTCACGCGGAGACACTGACGGTGTTTTTCAGGTTGAATCATCGGGCATGCGCAAATATCTGCGAATGCTCAAACCGAACTGCTTTGAAGACCTTATCGCGATGCTGGCCCTATACCGTCCCGGACCTCTCGGTTCAGGAATGGTTGATGAATTTATTAAGCGTAAGCATGGTGAAATAGAGGTCACCTATCTGCACCCGAGACTGGAAGAAAGCCTGAAATCAACCTACGGAGTTATCGTTTATCAGGAGCAGGTTATGGCCGCGGCAATGACCATTGCCAACTACTCTCTGGGTGAAGGTGACCTGCTCCGCCGTGCTATGGGTAAAAAAATCGCAGAAGAAATGGCAAAACACAGGGTCCGCTTCCTTGATGGTGCCAGAGAAAACAATATTGATGAAAAAACCGCAAATGCAATCTTCGACCTGATGGAGCAATTCGCAGCATACGGTTTCAATAAATCGCACTCTGCTGCTTATGCTCTTATCTCATATTACACAGCTTTCCTGAAAGCCCATTTCCCGGTTGAATTCATGGCTGCACTGATGAGTACAGAAATGACCAATACCGATAAGATCATTATGTATATCAACGCCTGCCGTGATATGGAGCTTACTGTCAGACAACCGGATATAAACCACGGCCGGGCCAGATTCTCCGTAATGAATAACGAAATTCTTTATGGTATGGGCGGAATTAAAAACGTCGGAGAAGAAGCGATCAACGAGATCGTAAGGGAACGTGAAGCAAACGGACTTTTCACCGATCTTGTTGATTTCTGCTCAAGAGTTAACCTGCGCCGGGTTACCAAAAGATGTATTGAATCGCTGATCAAGGCCGGGGCCATGGATTGCCTCGGAGCCACAAGATGCGGGCTTATCGCGGCCATGGATAAAGCCGTCGCTTTCGGCCAGAAAAAAGCCAAAGAAAAAAAGTCAGGCATGATCAATATGCTTGATATTCTCGGAAACGATTCCGACAGTGATTCATCAGGAAGCGCAAGCATCGTCATTCAGGAAATCAATGCCCAAGAATGGGATGATGACGAAAAATTAAAAATAGAAAAAGAAGTTCTGGGCTTTTTCCTGAGCAGCCATCCGCTGATGGCCTATAGACATGAGCTGAACAGGATGAATATCACCACTATTGAAGCCTGCAAGGAGCTTCCCAACGGAACAGAAGTCCGTCTTGGAATTATCGTTCCTTCCTTCAAGGAATATATCACCAAGAAAGGCGATAAAATGGCTTTCTGCTCCATGGAAGATATGACCGGGTCTGGTGAACTGACCATGCTCCCGAACACATACGCCACTGCCTGTGAAAAACTAAGTGAAGACCAGCCCCTTCTGGTCAAGGGTAAAATTGATCTTCGCGATCAACAGGAAGGAGATGAAGGAGTCAAACAGGCCAAAGTTCTTGCTGAGGAAGTCACCTTGCTTTGTGACGCCCAGCAGGTATGTCAGGAAGCTGTTCCATTGCAGATAACCTGTTCGCACTGCTCTCAGGAAAACCTTAACGAACTAAAAGCCCTTCTTTCAGGATATCGTGGCAGTGCTCCGGTGAATCTACAGGTCTTTATGAAAGATTCCGTCTGCTCTCTGCGCCTCGGACCGGGATTCCATATTCAACCCAATGCCGGTTTCTGGAAAGAATTCAATGAATGGCGTAAAAGCTGCGAATGCGAAAAAGCATTAAGCGCCTAA
- the queD gene encoding 6-carboxytetrahydropterin synthase QueD translates to MSKGKWRLKVKRDFSAAHQLRNYGGKCENMHGHNFGVEVEVEGNRLDDKVEILMDFKELKKEVDEVLEGLDHKHLNELEFFVKRNPSSENIAFYIYSCLAERLAGRDVKLVSASVSETDSSTATYSEL, encoded by the coding sequence ATGAGCAAGGGAAAATGGAGACTAAAAGTCAAACGCGATTTCAGCGCAGCACACCAGCTTCGCAATTACGGCGGCAAATGCGAGAACATGCACGGCCACAATTTCGGAGTTGAGGTTGAGGTGGAAGGAAACAGACTTGATGACAAAGTTGAAATTCTTATGGATTTCAAAGAACTAAAAAAAGAAGTAGATGAAGTACTCGAAGGTCTTGATCACAAGCATCTGAATGAGCTGGAATTCTTTGTAAAGAGAAACCCCTCCTCTGAAAATATTGCCTTCTATATATATAGCTGTCTTGCAGAAAGGCTGGCTGGCAGGGATGTAAAACTGGTTTCTGCCTCGGTATCTGAAACAGACTCTTCCACAGCTACATACAGCGAGTTGTAA
- the dtd gene encoding D-aminoacyl-tRNA deacylase, which yields MRLVIQRVTDATVSVNGETVSETGKGHLVLIGFGKDDTIEFAGSKAWKTLIGKLTGLRIFEDDQGRFNLSLEDIAGDLMLVSQFTLYASCRKGRRPSFSAAAPPAIAEKLYDLFVEDVKKQAPGKVGCGIFGASMKLDFTNDGPVTIILDSEDFS from the coding sequence ATGCGGCTTGTAATTCAGAGAGTCACAGATGCGACAGTTTCCGTAAACGGGGAAACTGTCTCCGAAACCGGAAAAGGACATCTGGTTCTGATCGGATTCGGCAAGGATGACACAATTGAGTTTGCAGGTTCGAAAGCCTGGAAAACACTCATCGGCAAATTGACGGGCTTAAGAATCTTTGAAGATGATCAGGGCCGCTTTAATCTCAGCCTTGAAGATATTGCTGGCGACCTGATGCTTGTATCGCAGTTCACACTTTATGCTTCGTGCCGCAAGGGACGCAGACCTTCTTTCTCTGCCGCAGCTCCACCTGCCATAGCGGAAAAGCTCTACGATCTTTTTGTTGAAGATGTGAAGAAACAGGCTCCGGGCAAGGTTGGATGCGGGATATTCGGAGCATCAATGAAGCTTGATTTTACAAACGACGGTCCTGTTACCATTATTCTTGATTCTGAAGATTTCAGCTGA
- a CDS encoding ATP-binding protein: MHQYELEAIPTPEESREIARKAISILEEFVSDQEQLHDIDLVLTEACSNVARHAYEVCESCNRLGLKIIVIPPEKVIFEVSDWGKGLEADKLDFSMPDPEAVGGRGLYIMSILMDSFDVLKEGPKNTIRLTKYISSEKWIKKA, encoded by the coding sequence ATGCATCAATACGAGCTGGAAGCGATTCCTACACCAGAAGAAAGCCGAGAGATTGCACGTAAAGCCATTTCCATCCTTGAAGAATTTGTTTCTGATCAGGAACAGCTTCATGATATAGATCTTGTTTTAACCGAAGCGTGTTCAAATGTAGCCAGACATGCCTATGAAGTCTGCGAATCGTGCAACAGGCTGGGCCTAAAAATAATTGTCATTCCTCCTGAAAAAGTGATCTTCGAAGTGAGCGACTGGGGCAAAGGTCTTGAAGCTGACAAGCTTGATTTTTCAATGCCGGACCCGGAAGCAGTTGGAGGAAGAGGACTATATATTATGTCCATCCTGATGGATTCCTTTGACGTATTAAAAGAAGGTCCTAAAAATACAATTCGTCTCACCAAATATATATCGAGTGAAAAATGGATAAAAAAAGCATAA
- a CDS encoding STAS domain-containing protein, whose product MDKKSISISEGILTVSFPGELTIESIKNIKGHLDAECSSDSVLAIMSDLSKVRFIDSTGIGFLVSLNSRMKDSGKKFYLLRPSEQVRKTLELVRLITFFTIINDESEISV is encoded by the coding sequence ATGGATAAAAAAAGCATAAGCATATCCGAAGGAATTCTTACTGTAAGTTTCCCCGGAGAGCTGACAATAGAATCAATTAAAAATATTAAAGGACATCTTGACGCGGAGTGTTCATCGGACAGTGTTCTGGCGATTATGAGCGATTTATCCAAGGTGCGCTTTATAGACAGCACCGGAATAGGCTTTCTGGTTTCACTTAATTCCAGAATGAAAGATTCAGGTAAAAAATTCTATCTGCTGCGCCCGAGTGAACAGGTGCGCAAAACTTTAGAGCTGGTTAGACTGATAACATTTTTCACGATAATTAACGACGAATCGGAAATTTCTGTATAA
- a CDS encoding FapA family protein, translating into MPCLKHFFNPDFDHFHMVPVQENNGRVDHYNMGYVQNVVKGQVIAQWVDDEEGSCELNTKFYPEKEFPVGPNCAVNPHNEDQLISLVSGYVFYNPEGRITVKRLLNVRGDVDFSTGNIFFVGDMIVHNSIKSGFDVKARNINVKGHIEAANVKAGGFIKCDSGIKGGGKGVISAEQDIKTSFCEKATLVSNQNIVVESNCLHTQIYCESKLAVKGRLIGGPCYCGQYAFIGEQLGGGLSSPTQIILGYSPKLLLKVDNIDRQISIIEEEIKKFDKKSQTGPAHKSEYTDKMGRAKMKINFLNEKKRKIWETLQEPEKLDDCRVMVAGEVKVGVEISIGQAYYRVDEPMHDVYFYNKNNEIIVGFGAFNK; encoded by the coding sequence ATGCCCTGCCTGAAACATTTCTTCAATCCGGACTTCGACCATTTTCACATGGTTCCGGTCCAGGAAAATAACGGAAGGGTTGACCATTACAACATGGGCTATGTCCAGAATGTTGTTAAAGGTCAGGTCATTGCGCAGTGGGTTGATGATGAAGAAGGCTCCTGTGAGCTTAACACAAAATTCTACCCTGAAAAGGAATTCCCCGTCGGGCCGAATTGTGCGGTGAATCCGCATAACGAGGATCAGCTTATATCTCTGGTCTCAGGGTATGTCTTTTACAATCCCGAAGGCAGAATAACAGTCAAAAGATTACTTAATGTCCGCGGTGACGTTGATTTCTCCACCGGAAATATTTTTTTCGTCGGTGACATGATCGTCCACAACTCCATCAAATCAGGATTTGATGTCAAAGCACGCAACATCAATGTCAAAGGACATATTGAAGCTGCCAATGTCAAAGCCGGAGGATTCATTAAGTGTGATTCGGGAATAAAAGGCGGCGGTAAGGGAGTTATTTCCGCAGAACAGGATATCAAAACAAGCTTCTGCGAAAAAGCCACCCTTGTCAGCAACCAGAATATTGTCGTTGAATCAAACTGCCTGCACACCCAGATTTATTGTGAAAGCAAACTTGCCGTAAAAGGAAGGCTGATAGGCGGGCCATGTTACTGCGGTCAATATGCATTTATAGGTGAACAGCTCGGAGGCGGACTAAGTTCTCCTACCCAAATTATTCTGGGCTACAGCCCAAAGCTTCTTTTAAAAGTAGATAACATCGACAGACAAATATCTATAATTGAAGAAGAGATAAAAAAGTTTGATAAAAAGAGCCAGACCGGGCCAGCCCATAAATCTGAATATACTGATAAAATGGGTCGGGCTAAGATGAAAATAAATTTTCTCAATGAAAAAAAGAGAAAAATCTGGGAAACTCTACAGGAGCCTGAAAAATTGGATGACTGCAGGGTCATGGTTGCAGGGGAAGTAAAAGTAGGCGTTGAAATAAGTATAGGTCAGGCTTACTATAGAGTAGATGAGCCTATGCATGACGTTTATTTCTACAACAAAAACAACGAAATAATTGTGGGCTTCGGAGCCTTCAACAAATAG
- a CDS encoding motility protein A: protein MDIATLIGIVGGFGLVVATIIMGGNAAGFVDPPSLVVVFGGTFASVFIMFPMSTVIGAIKVGMKAFFAKPRDPKAIIDQIVALAETARKESLVALEKATVDDTFLKKGIILVADGSDDVLVRSVMEIEIDFMKKRHFQGQGVFKGMGTMAPAFGMIGTLIGLVNMLSNLSDPDAIGPAMAVALLTTFYGAVLANIMFLPIAKKLEERSMEEALYMEIMVEGVVAIQKGEHPSIVKEKLQAFLSPAMRDES, encoded by the coding sequence ATGGATATCGCTACCCTCATAGGAATTGTTGGCGGATTCGGCCTTGTTGTCGCAACCATTATAATGGGCGGAAACGCGGCCGGCTTTGTGGACCCCCCTTCACTTGTTGTTGTTTTCGGTGGAACATTTGCTTCAGTTTTCATCATGTTCCCCATGTCCACGGTTATCGGGGCCATAAAAGTCGGAATGAAGGCTTTTTTTGCCAAACCAAGAGACCCTAAAGCCATTATCGATCAGATCGTTGCCCTTGCAGAAACAGCCAGAAAAGAAAGCCTTGTAGCCCTAGAAAAAGCTACTGTTGATGATACTTTTCTAAAAAAAGGTATCATTCTCGTTGCGGATGGATCAGATGACGTTCTGGTCCGCTCGGTAATGGAAATCGAAATAGATTTTATGAAAAAAAGGCACTTTCAGGGACAGGGTGTCTTTAAGGGCATGGGAACCATGGCCCCGGCTTTCGGAATGATCGGAACGCTTATAGGTCTTGTAAACATGCTCTCCAACCTGAGTGACCCGGATGCCATCGGCCCGGCAATGGCGGTTGCACTGCTGACCACATTTTACGGAGCGGTTCTCGCCAACATCATGTTCCTGCCAATTGCCAAAAAGCTTGAAGAACGATCCATGGAAGAAGCTCTTTACATGGAGATTATGGTTGAAGGAGTTGTTGCCATCCAGAAAGGTGAACATCCCTCAATAGTAAAAGAAAAGCTTCAGGCTTTCCTCTCTCCGGCAATGCGTGACGAATCCTAG
- a CDS encoding flagellar motor protein MotB → MAKVVIVKPKNDKPPEEEGLPPWMATFADMVTLLLCFFVLLLSFASNDVQKFKELLGSLQDAFGVSVQRKAADYLALTPSKLQRKEVKMDSNDKRLLGLILRIKTVLDEKEATRMSTGVDAEKDGVVMRADSAQLFIPGTCTLKPGAHKVLDSVISILKDHNYNLVVRGHTSDVEPRSIKFPTKWELSSARAAAALQYIHQKGRIDAKRLKAVGYADTRPLVKNNSEANREKNRRVEFYFHKPARDSW, encoded by the coding sequence ATGGCAAAGGTTGTTATTGTCAAACCTAAAAATGACAAACCACCCGAAGAAGAAGGGCTGCCGCCGTGGATGGCAACATTTGCGGATATGGTTACCCTGCTGCTTTGCTTTTTTGTGCTTCTGCTTTCATTCGCCTCAAATGATGTTCAAAAATTTAAAGAACTCTTAGGCTCGCTACAGGATGCTTTCGGCGTATCCGTGCAGCGTAAAGCCGCTGACTATCTTGCGCTCACCCCTTCAAAACTTCAGCGTAAAGAAGTCAAAATGGATAGTAATGACAAGCGGCTGTTAGGATTAATTCTGCGCATTAAAACTGTTCTGGATGAAAAAGAAGCCACCCGTATGAGTACTGGAGTAGACGCAGAGAAAGACGGCGTAGTCATGCGGGCTGACAGCGCACAGCTTTTCATACCGGGAACCTGCACCCTGAAACCGGGAGCCCATAAAGTTCTGGATTCGGTTATCTCGATTCTCAAAGACCACAACTATAATCTGGTTGTACGGGGGCATACCTCGGATGTGGAGCCACGCTCAATTAAATTTCCTACAAAATGGGAACTTTCTTCGGCAAGAGCTGCGGCGGCACTGCAATACATCCATCAAAAAGGGCGTATTGATGCCAAAAGATTAAAAGCCGTAGGTTATGCTGATACCAGACCGCTGGTTAAAAATAATTCCGAAGCCAATAGAGAAAAAAACAGGCGTGTTGAATTTTATTTCCATAAACCGGCCAGAGATTCATGGTAG
- a CDS encoding CgeB family protein codes for MVANLTYDPMVSAVTKIETDGIIQDIRVTVDAKTKHLWGRFGKNKELELAAGYKEQHITVMLGSGLGFAVEELIKKSGSALIIIDREKHILAATEIKKKYHNRENLYWIDDDTPEEAAAKISDIAEKYGQPLNFLKIPFYLRLNPQYYCGIEKYFSTEAQGRNSGAGFKSIQPRILLLTSQYFLMGEIEAACTRLEIPFQMINLDSRESELEHFVKTIVKAISGFRPDFVLTVNHLGVDQEGYLNTILQKYKIPLASWFVDNPHLILPLYARQVNNNTALFTWDADRMESLSAMGYQNIFHLPLGTDQNRFKPSGGCTKNKWQTDISFVGNSMTTKTARRFSASKVTGILRKDFKEIAAQFGAHDDFSVEKFLKERYPQHFMEFDKITSPAKRLAYETAVIWQATLEYRLSCVNKILPFNPLIAGDEGWKDLLPSTNWKYHPELSYYEDLPNFYPCSKINFNCTSQQMKGAVNQRVFDVPACNGFLLTDHRHQISTMFDPDKEIVLYKTNEEIPDLVQKYLKDDKARKKVITAARKRIMAEHTYDHRMTKLTDIIRSTFA; via the coding sequence ATGGTAGCCAACTTAACATACGATCCCATGGTTTCAGCTGTCACCAAAATTGAAACTGACGGAATAATACAGGACATCCGTGTCACTGTTGATGCTAAGACCAAACATTTATGGGGTCGGTTCGGCAAAAATAAAGAGCTTGAGCTGGCTGCCGGATATAAAGAACAACATATCACTGTTATGCTTGGTTCCGGTCTTGGTTTTGCGGTTGAAGAGCTTATTAAAAAATCCGGCTCAGCACTCATTATTATTGACCGGGAAAAACATATCCTCGCTGCAACTGAAATTAAAAAGAAATACCATAACCGGGAAAACTTATATTGGATAGATGATGACACCCCGGAAGAAGCAGCAGCTAAAATTTCAGACATCGCTGAAAAATATGGACAGCCTTTAAATTTTTTAAAAATTCCTTTTTATCTGCGCCTGAACCCTCAGTATTATTGCGGTATAGAAAAATATTTCTCAACGGAAGCTCAAGGCAGAAACTCCGGAGCTGGATTCAAAAGTATACAACCACGCATTCTACTGCTGACAAGCCAATATTTTTTAATGGGTGAAATAGAAGCAGCCTGCACCCGTCTTGAAATTCCTTTTCAGATGATCAATCTGGATTCACGGGAAAGTGAGCTGGAACACTTTGTAAAAACGATTGTTAAAGCCATTAGCGGATTCAGGCCTGATTTTGTATTAACAGTCAACCATCTTGGAGTTGACCAGGAAGGATATCTGAATACCATCCTTCAAAAATACAAAATTCCTCTGGCTTCATGGTTTGTTGATAATCCCCACCTGATACTTCCGCTTTATGCCCGGCAGGTTAATAATAACACAGCACTATTCACATGGGATGCCGACCGGATGGAAAGCCTGTCCGCAATGGGATACCAGAATATTTTTCATCTCCCCCTTGGAACGGATCAGAACAGATTCAAACCTTCAGGTGGTTGCACTAAAAATAAATGGCAGACAGACATATCTTTTGTCGGCAATTCCATGACAACGAAAACTGCCAGACGTTTTTCAGCTTCAAAGGTTACCGGGATTTTAAGAAAAGACTTTAAGGAGATAGCGGCACAATTCGGTGCGCATGATGATTTCTCAGTGGAGAAATTTTTAAAGGAGCGCTATCCGCAGCATTTTATGGAGTTTGATAAGATAACTTCTCCGGCAAAACGGCTGGCCTACGAAACTGCGGTTATCTGGCAGGCCACCCTTGAATACCGGCTCTCATGCGTAAACAAGATATTACCATTCAATCCGCTGATAGCCGGTGATGAAGGCTGGAAAGACCTGCTCCCTTCAACAAACTGGAAATACCATCCTGAACTTTCGTATTATGAAGATCTTCCAAATTTCTATCCCTGCTCAAAAATAAATTTCAACTGCACCAGTCAGCAGATGAAAGGAGCCGTGAATCAAAGAGTCTTTGATGTTCCGGCATGCAACGGTTTTCTGCTGACCGATCACCGGCACCAGATATCCACTATGTTTGACCCTGATAAAGAAATTGTCCTCTACAAAACAAATGAAGAAATACCTGATCTTGTACAAAAATATCTCAAAGACGACAAAGCTAGAAAAAAAGTAATCACTGCTGCCCGAAAAAGAATCATGGCTGAGCATACCTATGACCACAGAATGACCAAACTGACCGATATCATACGCTCCACCTTTGCTTAA